Proteins found in one Paenibacillus borealis genomic segment:
- a CDS encoding (2Fe-2S)-binding protein, which produces MDHYLSSASWKQIAEEYRLWLGGPPKDSIRTIALGQLHEEAACREYVSWLKDYIGAPDMQVAASMLAKRIGYLWIAPLLTAMTFHNREVSFPLDNSFLYHPASPDIKGETHFPFLAVSGLQAISPAEDREAWREEVIKEIFAVRLAPLLQTLAAIGPVPMAVLWENIMVRIAPLYSPGAEESGQDRQRMQADFAFLTRTASGKLFGARRNPFTPFTENNDKAPVAKNKRSTCCFYYRMSGEYCRKCPKIDNENESQLK; this is translated from the coding sequence ATGGACCACTATCTGTCGTCGGCCTCCTGGAAGCAAATAGCGGAAGAGTACCGTCTGTGGCTGGGCGGTCCGCCTAAAGACAGCATCCGTACCATTGCTCTGGGCCAGCTGCATGAAGAAGCGGCATGCCGCGAATATGTAAGCTGGCTTAAGGATTATATCGGCGCGCCCGATATGCAGGTTGCCGCTTCCATGCTGGCCAAGCGAATCGGCTATCTGTGGATCGCACCGTTGCTGACGGCTATGACCTTCCATAACCGGGAAGTCTCGTTCCCGCTGGACAATAGCTTCCTCTATCATCCGGCTTCCCCGGATATTAAAGGGGAGACGCACTTTCCTTTTCTGGCGGTGAGCGGGCTTCAGGCCATATCACCAGCGGAAGACAGGGAAGCATGGCGGGAGGAGGTCATTAAGGAGATTTTTGCGGTACGGCTTGCCCCGCTGCTGCAGACGCTTGCCGCCATAGGCCCCGTCCCGATGGCGGTGCTCTGGGAGAATATCATGGTGCGCATTGCCCCGCTATATTCTCCTGGAGCTGAGGAATCCGGGCAAGACAGGCAGCGGATGCAAGCCGATTTTGCTTTTCTGACCCGGACGGCCTCCGGGAAGTTGTTTGGTGCAAGACGCAACCCGTTTACCCCGTTCACAGAGAATAATGACAAGGCTCCGGTTGCGAAGAACAAGCGCAGCACCTGCTGTTTCTATTACCGGATGTCAGGGGAATATTGCCGGAAATGCCCGAAAATTGACAATGAGAATGAATCTCAATTAAAATGA
- a CDS encoding helix-turn-helix domain-containing protein yields MPLQEQASLWSDTTIKMLDVRSGTLPPGGVLSEVGLSANLLLLAGGGEGRLVINGEVRHIQASFVCHAVKGSAFTMTAGPENLHYTVIIYKAVPMAGAARVLFPQRNHPLRTSFVHHPVHPAELHQTADKLIAKWSRGEGLERFHANALLQGMLYELIMEHERGQGGAEPDMVEVVAAYIAGHYRQELELKELAALAGCGVRQLQRRFKQEKLLGPMEYVIRLRMESAERMLRHTDAPIGEIAERTGYRDMYYFSRAFKKYYGVPPQLYRRTAASEPGPDAPYSGLPDPVIGHMRGTYCVTASPQRIAVLDVQYADHLLALELSPAGSVGLGSAVLKFPQYIREGLKATEMLGTYEYPDLQALERLRPDLIICTEVHDQHYERLSRVAPTIMFRRNESWQTILSLLGELTGKRAEAERIIADYLRRTALLSEELAPVLAGKSVALIRPRESLVRVHTASHRTGAVLYRDLGLPAPLFVADTSDTAYHISVDRLPAVHASHYFLLSNEMLLDEISVTEQSVRGMLDADERQHIYPVDAATWIGCYGPTGINCIVDQVARALLA; encoded by the coding sequence ATGCCGCTGCAGGAGCAGGCAAGTCTATGGAGTGATACGACGATCAAGATGCTAGACGTGCGCAGCGGTACTTTGCCGCCCGGAGGTGTTCTGAGCGAAGTGGGATTGTCAGCCAATCTGTTATTGCTGGCAGGCGGCGGGGAAGGGAGGCTTGTGATAAATGGCGAGGTTCGCCATATCCAGGCCTCTTTTGTCTGCCACGCTGTTAAGGGATCGGCATTTACGATGACTGCAGGGCCGGAAAATCTTCATTATACTGTTATTATCTATAAGGCTGTTCCAATGGCGGGAGCCGCCCGTGTACTGTTCCCGCAGCGCAACCACCCGCTGCGTACTTCGTTTGTTCATCATCCCGTGCATCCGGCGGAGCTGCATCAGACAGCGGACAAGCTCATAGCCAAATGGAGCCGCGGAGAAGGGCTGGAACGCTTCCATGCCAATGCGCTGCTGCAAGGAATGCTCTATGAGCTTATTATGGAGCATGAACGCGGTCAGGGCGGCGCAGAGCCGGACATGGTGGAGGTTGTTGCTGCCTATATAGCGGGGCATTACCGTCAGGAGCTGGAGCTTAAAGAGCTGGCTGCGCTTGCCGGATGCGGCGTAAGACAGCTACAGCGGCGGTTCAAGCAGGAGAAGCTGCTCGGGCCGATGGAATATGTGATCCGGCTGCGGATGGAGAGCGCAGAGCGGATGCTGCGTCATACGGATGCCCCCATCGGCGAAATCGCTGAAAGAACAGGCTATCGCGACATGTATTACTTCAGCAGGGCGTTCAAGAAGTATTATGGAGTCCCCCCGCAGCTCTACCGGCGGACTGCCGCTTCAGAGCCCGGGCCGGACGCTCCATATTCCGGGCTGCCGGACCCGGTGATTGGCCATATGCGGGGCACATATTGTGTCACTGCTTCTCCGCAGCGTATCGCTGTACTCGATGTCCAATATGCTGATCATTTGCTCGCCCTTGAGCTGTCACCCGCAGGAAGTGTGGGATTGGGCAGTGCTGTGTTGAAATTCCCCCAGTATATCCGTGAAGGGCTTAAGGCAACGGAAATGCTTGGAACCTATGAGTACCCGGACCTGCAGGCTCTGGAACGGCTGCGTCCGGATTTGATTATCTGCACGGAGGTGCATGATCAGCATTATGAACGCTTAAGCCGGGTTGCTCCCACTATCATGTTTCGGCGCAATGAGAGCTGGCAGACGATTCTGAGCCTGCTCGGCGAATTGACAGGCAAGCGGGCAGAGGCGGAACGCATTATTGCCGATTACCTTCGCCGTACGGCATTGCTGTCGGAAGAGCTTGCCCCGGTGCTGGCAGGCAAGAGCGTGGCTCTGATCCGCCCGCGGGAATCACTGGTCAGGGTGCATACGGCATCTCATCGGACAGGCGCTGTGCTGTACCGGGACCTTGGGCTGCCTGCTCCGCTATTTGTCGCAGATACCTCCGACACGGCTTATCATATTTCCGTCGATAGGCTGCCGGCTGTGCATGCCAGCCACTACTTTTTGCTTAGCAACGAGATGCTGCTGGATGAAATATCTGTGACAGAGCAAAGCGTCCGGGGCATGCTGGATGCAGACGAACGGCAGCATATATACCCGGTGGATGCCGCTACATGGATCGGCTGTTATGGTCCGACAGGCATCAATTGCATTGTGGATCAGGTAGCCCGCGCCTTGCTGGCCTGA
- a CDS encoding cobalamin-independent methionine synthase II family protein codes for MCNRFQIVGSLLRPSDLLEYKQQIEHRDDIQYPFYQDFQGYEQCETEAIQAVVDKERENGLSILTDGEYSKSMWHLDFVWGFQGIKRYIADHGYFFRDTDGTSKYETRKDIGLRITGELGGKNHHFIHAYKKLQALAGDRETKLCVPSPSHIFGELSWSDNIGSAEVYKSRQELKDGLVKAYKDFVGEFAAAGGHILQFDDCLWELFADDNPNSPFTGEKINHEEVQGLAAEFIDINNTIIDYGHSLGLKMWTHNCRGNYDSRNMGGGSYAKIANLFLKQLKYDRFFLEWDDDRAGSLEALAVFKDKPETEIVLGLLSSKTNTLDDEARVVQMLDEAAKIIDKDRLLLSHQCGFASCDGGNELTEAEQWAKINQGQEIARQYWGS; via the coding sequence ATGTGCAATAGATTTCAAATCGTGGGCAGCCTGCTGCGTCCGTCGGATCTATTAGAATATAAACAGCAAATTGAACATCGTGATGATATCCAGTATCCTTTTTACCAGGACTTCCAGGGGTATGAGCAGTGTGAAACGGAGGCCATTCAGGCTGTAGTTGATAAAGAACGAGAGAACGGCCTGTCCATTCTTACGGATGGGGAATATTCCAAATCAATGTGGCATCTGGACTTCGTCTGGGGCTTCCAGGGGATTAAGCGCTATATCGCGGATCATGGGTATTTCTTCAGAGATACAGATGGAACCTCCAAGTATGAGACTAGAAAAGATATCGGTCTGCGCATTACAGGGGAATTAGGCGGAAAGAACCATCATTTCATTCATGCCTATAAGAAGCTTCAAGCTCTTGCCGGCGACCGTGAGACCAAGCTGTGCGTACCTTCGCCATCCCATATTTTTGGTGAGTTGTCCTGGTCGGATAACATCGGCAGTGCAGAAGTGTATAAGAGCAGACAAGAGCTGAAAGACGGCCTGGTTAAGGCTTATAAGGATTTTGTGGGGGAATTCGCCGCTGCCGGAGGACATATTCTGCAATTCGACGATTGCCTGTGGGAGTTATTTGCCGATGATAACCCGAACTCTCCATTTACCGGCGAGAAAATCAATCATGAGGAAGTGCAGGGTCTGGCGGCAGAATTTATTGACATTAACAACACCATTATTGATTATGGTCATAGCTTAGGTCTCAAAATGTGGACGCATAACTGCCGCGGTAATTATGATTCCCGTAATATGGGCGGCGGCTCCTATGCCAAGATTGCGAATCTGTTCCTGAAGCAGCTGAAATACGACCGCTTCTTCCTAGAATGGGATGATGACCGTGCGGGCTCCCTTGAGGCGCTTGCGGTGTTCAAAGATAAGCCTGAGACGGAGATTGTACTTGGACTGCTGTCTTCCAAAACGAACACGCTTGACGATGAGGCCCGTGTAGTTCAAATGCTGGATGAGGCAGCGAAAATTATTGATAAGGACAGATTATTACTGTCTCATCAATGCGGCTTTGCGTCCTGCGACGGAGGAAACGAGCTGACGGAAGCTGAGCAGTGGGCGAAGATTAACCAAGGACAAGAGATTGCCCGGCAATATTGGGGGAGTTAA
- a CDS encoding ABC transporter substrate-binding protein — translation MNRAAKRQATGSKRYAVRQSGLLMVWMLVLVLVLTACGTGGDTNGGTAAQPSAAASAEPSPPSDTEAQSSPEAQAAAAFPVTISHLKGEYTLTEKPKVIAALDVKFADQLIAVGERPAGSVVAGTKDEFPEYLNAQMGDVKVLGTRDEPNLEAIVALNPDLILMTDFQEEVYDSVSQIAPTVVLDFYEDWRDTLAVIGAITGKQAEAETVRQAYEGKITGLREQLAAKLGDETVALIRPRPEGIRVHGPDHRTGSILYEDLGLNAPAFVQEITDDTSVEISMETVADVGADHYFLLSDDLFAKEAEALAGSPVWKSLDAVKNNRAYDVNSTLWIAYYGPLALNIIVDQASEALLGPH, via the coding sequence ATGAACAGAGCAGCAAAGAGGCAGGCAACCGGCAGCAAGAGATACGCCGTCCGGCAATCAGGACTATTAATGGTATGGATGCTGGTACTCGTACTTGTGCTGACAGCTTGCGGCACTGGAGGAGACACCAATGGAGGCACAGCAGCACAGCCATCTGCGGCAGCTTCAGCCGAGCCGTCTCCACCATCGGATACTGAGGCTCAGTCGTCGCCGGAGGCGCAGGCTGCTGCAGCTTTTCCGGTAACGATCTCACACCTGAAGGGCGAATATACACTGACGGAGAAGCCGAAGGTAATTGCTGCGCTTGATGTGAAATTCGCCGATCAATTGATAGCGGTTGGTGAGCGCCCGGCGGGCAGCGTTGTGGCTGGGACGAAGGATGAGTTCCCGGAATATTTAAACGCTCAAATGGGTGATGTGAAGGTCCTTGGCACACGGGATGAGCCCAATCTTGAGGCTATTGTGGCATTGAATCCGGATCTTATATTGATGACCGACTTTCAGGAGGAGGTATATGATAGCGTCAGTCAAATTGCGCCCACTGTGGTGCTGGACTTCTACGAGGATTGGCGGGATACGCTGGCTGTCATCGGTGCGATAACAGGCAAGCAGGCGGAGGCAGAGACCGTGCGTCAGGCTTACGAGGGCAAAATCACCGGACTGCGGGAGCAGCTGGCGGCGAAGCTGGGCGATGAGACCGTAGCGCTGATCCGTCCGAGACCGGAAGGCATCCGTGTACATGGTCCCGACCACCGGACCGGGAGCATTCTTTATGAGGATTTGGGGTTAAATGCCCCGGCATTCGTTCAGGAGATTACAGATGACACCTCCGTTGAAATATCGATGGAGACGGTCGCTGATGTCGGAGCAGATCATTATTTCCTGCTGTCGGATGATTTGTTCGCCAAAGAGGCAGAGGCGCTGGCAGGCAGTCCGGTCTGGAAGTCGCTTGATGCAGTCAAAAATAACCGTGCCTATGACGTGAATTCAACACTCTGGATCGCTTACTATGGCCCCCTTGCGCTCAATATTATTGTAGATCAGGCCTCGGAAGCGCTGCTGGGACCGCATTGA
- a CDS encoding ABC transporter ATP-binding protein: MKFMLMHKWVFLCGFMITTLMTMVNLIYPFLGGKMINIAFYDKDMNAFMNLCLIYAAILLFNQFVVATLNNLISSQMMTGFVFDIRRALFNKILHKKGKDLSGMYSGDMISRMNHDATDIMNLVFWSGLWGYSNLLHILFAVCFMFYYNVMLGAFTVVLVPAVFFASKYFKSRAQKVSMDIAAEQGKLSSYLFEIVKNLQEIRILNASQRVISTYLRKTTSINKMNVENGRIEVTTERVNAFITLAAQLLLFIICAYLIVEGRMQLGVFVAAISYFNMAVNYFSSINSKITDVWGQTVSLQRVVDILNEEEEDYQENQPPQQIKEGTIEFNNVSFGYSEDRRVLNGFNLRVDAGSTIGLVGRSGAGKTTMGNLLYNLYNVDSGELLIDGVNVNDYNLHSLRSQVGIVHQETILYDHTLRYNLSFTNNKDNDEALMEAIKKAALYDVVLTFPDGLDTLLGTGGQELSGGQKQRLAIARILVKNPKILVFDEATSFLDSRNEALIRKVMTDLAKDRTLIIIAHRFSTIQSCDRIAVLADGVVKGYDTHDVLITSNQTYIDLFSEQYAGGEAV, encoded by the coding sequence ATGAAATTTATGCTGATGCACAAATGGGTTTTTCTATGCGGGTTCATGATCACTACGTTAATGACAATGGTCAACCTGATTTATCCGTTCCTGGGCGGGAAGATGATCAATATCGCTTTTTATGATAAAGACATGAACGCCTTTATGAATCTATGCCTAATCTATGCTGCTATTCTCTTGTTCAATCAGTTTGTCGTTGCGACATTAAACAATCTTATCTCTTCACAGATGATGACGGGGTTTGTCTTTGATATCCGCCGGGCTCTGTTCAACAAGATATTACATAAAAAAGGGAAAGACCTCTCCGGGATGTACAGCGGGGATATGATTAGCCGGATGAACCATGACGCCACGGATATTATGAATCTCGTCTTCTGGAGCGGATTGTGGGGGTATTCCAACTTGCTGCATATCCTATTCGCTGTCTGCTTTATGTTTTACTACAATGTAATGCTGGGGGCTTTTACAGTCGTTCTGGTTCCCGCTGTATTTTTCGCCTCGAAATATTTCAAGAGCAGAGCCCAGAAGGTCAGCATGGATATTGCAGCGGAACAAGGGAAGCTATCCTCGTATTTATTTGAAATCGTGAAGAATCTGCAGGAGATCAGAATACTTAACGCAAGCCAAAGAGTAATAAGTACTTATCTAAGAAAAACGACCTCCATCAATAAAATGAATGTGGAGAACGGCAGAATCGAAGTGACGACAGAAAGGGTGAATGCGTTCATCACGCTTGCCGCGCAGCTGCTGCTCTTTATCATCTGCGCCTATCTCATTGTTGAAGGCCGAATGCAGCTGGGTGTCTTCGTAGCCGCGATAAGCTATTTCAATATGGCCGTGAATTACTTCAGCTCGATCAACAGTAAAATTACCGATGTCTGGGGGCAGACTGTCTCCCTGCAGCGTGTCGTGGATATTCTGAATGAGGAGGAAGAGGATTATCAGGAAAACCAGCCTCCGCAACAAATTAAAGAGGGTACCATTGAATTTAACAATGTCTCCTTTGGATACAGCGAAGATAGACGAGTTCTGAACGGGTTCAATCTCCGAGTGGATGCAGGAAGCACGATTGGCCTTGTCGGAAGAAGCGGCGCGGGTAAAACAACGATGGGCAACCTGCTCTACAATCTATATAACGTAGACAGCGGCGAGCTTCTGATCGACGGAGTGAATGTTAATGATTATAACCTGCATAGCTTGCGGAGCCAGGTGGGGATTGTTCATCAGGAGACGATTCTGTACGATCACACCCTGCGTTACAATCTTTCATTTACGAACAATAAGGACAATGATGAAGCCTTGATGGAAGCGATCAAGAAGGCCGCTCTGTATGACGTTGTCCTGACCTTCCCGGACGGGCTGGACACTCTGCTGGGGACGGGCGGGCAGGAATTATCCGGCGGGCAGAAGCAGCGTCTGGCAATCGCCAGGATATTAGTTAAGAATCCGAAGATTCTTGTCTTTGACGAAGCAACCTCTTTCCTCGACAGCCGGAACGAAGCGCTGATCCGGAAAGTGATGACTGATCTTGCGAAGGACCGGACGCTGATTATCATCGCCCACCGGTTCTCCACCATCCAAAGCTGTGACAGAATCGCAGTGTTAGCAGATGGTGTTGTCAAAGGCTACGATACTCACGATGTACTGATTACAAGCAATCAGACTTACATAGATTTATTCAGTGAACAGTATGCAGGAGGTGAAGCCGTATGA